The proteins below are encoded in one region of Geobacter sp.:
- a CDS encoding DUF393 domain-containing protein, with protein MPAIPHFPLKIFFDGACSVCAGEMAHYRDRDRAGKLEFIDISIPSFDPLPHGIPLQAFMAELHAIDSHGAVYRGVEAFWAIWQAFPASTLLGVAGRLITHPLLNPLARAAYRTFARLRRYFPRRSPDCTNESCRLHR; from the coding sequence ATGCCCGCTATCCCGCACTTTCCGCTCAAGATCTTCTTTGACGGCGCCTGTTCTGTCTGCGCTGGGGAGATGGCGCACTACCGCGATCGCGACCGCGCGGGGAAGCTGGAATTTATCGATATCAGCATCCCTTCCTTCGATCCCCTTCCCCATGGAATCCCGTTGCAGGCCTTTATGGCCGAACTCCATGCCATAGACAGCCATGGCGCCGTCTACCGTGGCGTCGAGGCGTTCTGGGCCATCTGGCAGGCCTTTCCCGCCTCGACCCTGCTTGGGGTCGCCGGGCGGCTCATCACCCATCCTCTGCTGAATCCCCTTGCCCGTGCCGCCTACCGGACATTTGCCCGGTTGCGGCGATATTTCCCGAGACGTTCACCTGACTGCACCAACGAAAGCTGCAGGCTCCACCGCTGA
- a CDS encoding radical SAM protein, with the protein MAEEFIPKWVAWETTQKCNLKCVHCRCSSDMTSSEGDFTTEEGKKLLKEIADFSKPVVVLSGGEPLLRPDIFELAEYGTSLGLRMCMATNGALVNDEVCQKMKKADIKMVSLSLDGSTAEVHDDFRQCPGAFQGVVNAAEHFRNNGIKFLINSSFTKRNQHDIANTFKVAKGLGATAWYMFMIVPTGRGEEIMNELISKEDYEEILEWHYQQEKLEDDILMRPTCAPHYYRMVPMRAKEEGIQFERRSLTFSTGGGKGCIAAQTICLIDCFGNVKPCSYFHRTAGNVKTTPFREIWENSEIFKDLRNFKAYKGKCGECEFINVCGGCRARADAIHGDYMAEEPFCNYVPIRMQKAQGKN; encoded by the coding sequence ATGGCCGAAGAATTCATCCCCAAATGGGTTGCCTGGGAAACCACGCAAAAGTGTAACCTGAAGTGTGTCCATTGCCGCTGTTCCTCGGACATGACCTCTTCCGAAGGCGACTTCACCACCGAGGAAGGGAAGAAGCTCCTCAAGGAGATCGCCGATTTCTCCAAGCCGGTAGTGGTCCTCTCGGGCGGTGAGCCGCTTTTGCGGCCCGACATCTTCGAGCTGGCCGAGTACGGCACCTCGCTGGGGCTCCGCATGTGCATGGCCACCAACGGAGCCCTGGTCAACGACGAGGTCTGCCAGAAAATGAAGAAGGCCGACATCAAGATGGTGTCGTTGTCGCTGGATGGTTCCACCGCAGAGGTGCATGACGATTTCCGCCAGTGCCCCGGCGCCTTCCAGGGTGTGGTCAATGCCGCCGAACACTTCCGCAACAATGGCATCAAGTTTCTCATCAACTCCTCCTTCACCAAGCGGAACCAGCATGACATCGCCAATACCTTCAAGGTGGCGAAGGGCCTGGGCGCCACGGCCTGGTACATGTTCATGATCGTGCCGACCGGCCGCGGCGAGGAGATCATGAACGAGCTGATCTCCAAGGAGGATTACGAGGAGATCCTGGAGTGGCACTACCAGCAGGAGAAGCTGGAGGACGACATCCTGATGCGCCCCACCTGTGCTCCCCACTACTACCGGATGGTGCCGATGCGGGCCAAAGAGGAGGGGATCCAGTTCGAGCGCCGCTCCCTCACCTTCTCCACCGGCGGCGGCAAGGGGTGCATCGCGGCCCAGACCATCTGCCTGATCGACTGCTTCGGCAACGTCAAGCCCTGCTCCTATTTCCACCGCACTGCCGGCAACGTGAAAACCACCCCCTTCCGCGAGATCTGGGAAAATTCGGAGATCTTCAAGGATCTGCGCAACTTCAAGGCCTACAAGGGGAAGTGCGGCGAGTGCGAGTTCATCAACGTCTGCGGCGGCTGCCGGGCCAGGGCCGATGCGATCCATGGGGATTACATGGCAGAGGAGCCGTTCTGCAACTATGTGCCGATCAGAATGCAAAAAGCGCAAGGCAAAAACTGA
- a CDS encoding DNA mismatch repair protein MutS, producing MDNTESEQEPIDLPIDGVLDLHTFLPREIGQLLPAYLEECRQRKILQVRIIHGKGTGTLRRTVAAQLDRLPFVRGYRLGDETSGSWGATIVDLAPPGTDISPKEGPDDGRTPHRS from the coding sequence ATGGACAACACGGAAAGCGAACAGGAGCCCATCGATCTCCCCATAGACGGGGTTCTCGATCTCCACACCTTTCTCCCACGCGAGATCGGCCAGCTTCTGCCTGCCTATCTTGAGGAGTGCCGCCAACGAAAGATCCTGCAGGTCCGGATCATTCACGGCAAAGGGACCGGGACCCTGCGGCGGACCGTGGCGGCGCAACTGGACCGGCTTCCCTTTGTCAGGGGCTATCGGCTCGGCGACGAGACCAGCGGCAGCTGGGGTGCCACCATAGTCGACCTGGCCCCCCCTGGAACAGACATATCACCGAAGGAAGGACCCGACGATGGAAGAACGCCTCACCGATCTTGA
- a CDS encoding response regulator: MRGDTILIVDDEADISLILKLQLEDAGYRTVRARDGLEGLECLSRQPFDLMLLDIKMPRMNGIQVLARAQKEFPEVAVVMMTAHGSEDIAVEAMKKGAVDYIAKPFSGEDAVKKVDRAIAFNRSRLENRRLQEELAHEQQKVAAILEGLADLLIAVDLDGRLMTVNQRVEEELGLDREFLLGRQVQEVLVTDIPVERLPCMVALHTAEPCRDVAYNLRLKRGSVPVLASATPLKGQDGQLLGSVEIIRDISRLKALEQEREDFVSMLSHDLKSPITAIVGSLDLVREARLGPVNSEQKEYLESAVESCAEMTEMIDTLLDVHKFEAGKMTMTHNPEDPLVLLQKTEARYRPVANRAQLKLHLEVEKKLVPVELDRAKVGRVLANLLSNAFKFTPEGGTVGLRATMLNDPKELVSRITPHLYSAGELPTAGTFLLITVSDSGVGIPADALETIFDRFAQAKNRRAGKTRGTGLGLAFCRKVMDAHHGYIWVESEEGRGSTFFLLFPAAGKS, encoded by the coding sequence ATGAGGGGTGATACCATTCTGATCGTTGATGACGAAGCCGACATCAGCCTGATCCTCAAGCTGCAGCTGGAAGATGCCGGCTATCGCACTGTGCGCGCTCGTGACGGTTTAGAAGGACTGGAGTGCCTTTCCCGGCAGCCCTTCGACCTGATGCTGCTCGATATCAAGATGCCGCGGATGAACGGCATCCAGGTTCTAGCTCGGGCACAGAAGGAGTTCCCGGAAGTGGCGGTGGTGATGATGACCGCCCATGGCAGCGAGGACATTGCCGTGGAGGCGATGAAGAAGGGAGCGGTGGACTACATTGCCAAGCCCTTCTCCGGCGAGGATGCGGTGAAGAAAGTGGACCGTGCCATCGCCTTCAATCGCTCCCGCCTGGAAAACCGCCGCCTTCAGGAAGAGCTTGCCCATGAGCAGCAGAAGGTGGCGGCTATCCTGGAGGGGCTGGCCGATCTGCTCATCGCGGTTGACCTCGATGGTCGTCTGATGACGGTGAACCAACGGGTGGAAGAGGAGCTGGGTCTGGACCGGGAATTCCTGCTCGGCCGGCAGGTACAGGAGGTACTGGTCACGGATATCCCGGTTGAGCGGCTTCCCTGCATGGTCGCTCTCCATACGGCGGAACCGTGCCGGGATGTCGCCTACAACCTCAGGTTGAAGAGGGGGAGCGTACCGGTCCTTGCCAGTGCAACTCCTCTCAAGGGCCAGGACGGTCAACTGCTTGGTTCGGTGGAGATCATCCGCGACATTTCGCGGCTGAAGGCATTGGAGCAGGAGCGGGAAGATTTCGTGAGCATGCTCTCCCATGACCTCAAGTCTCCCATCACCGCCATTGTCGGCTCACTCGACCTGGTGCGGGAAGCACGGCTCGGTCCGGTGAACTCCGAGCAGAAAGAGTACCTGGAGTCTGCGGTTGAGAGTTGTGCCGAGATGACGGAGATGATCGACACCCTTCTCGACGTGCATAAGTTCGAGGCCGGCAAGATGACCATGACCCACAACCCGGAAGACCCGCTCGTGCTCCTGCAGAAGACCGAGGCCCGCTATCGACCGGTTGCCAACAGGGCGCAGTTGAAGCTGCACCTGGAGGTCGAGAAGAAGCTTGTTCCGGTCGAGCTGGACCGTGCCAAGGTGGGACGCGTGCTGGCGAACCTCTTGTCCAATGCCTTCAAGTTCACGCCGGAAGGGGGCACGGTCGGCCTGCGTGCCACCATGCTCAATGACCCGAAAGAGCTGGTCTCGCGCATCACCCCGCATCTCTATAGCGCGGGCGAGTTGCCGACAGCAGGGACATTTTTGCTCATCACGGTAAGCGACAGCGGCGTCGGTATCCCGGCCGATGCCCTGGAGACTATCTTCGACCGTTTTGCCCAGGCCAAGAACCGCCGGGCTGGGAAGACTCGGGGCACGGGTCTCGGCCTGGCCTTCTGCCGTAAGGTCATGGACGCACATCACGGCTACATCTGGGTGGAGAGCGAAGAGGGACGGGGCAGCACCTTCTTCCTCCTCTTCCCCGCTGCAGGCAAATCCTAG
- a CDS encoding ferritin has translation MNIFDYAIRIEAEGNQLFQRLGHETTNNELKRIYGLLASAEQEHIGTLEAMKREIDPNDAESSLVERAWQVKSGFRKLLESSDVLHELKDDPDGFWHIVKAEEENIKLLEGMAAAELKDEARVLLSKIADDEKKHLEIIEGIYEFIETPHTYLEWGEFSNLHPL, from the coding sequence ATGAACATCTTCGATTATGCCATCAGGATAGAAGCAGAGGGGAACCAGCTGTTCCAACGGCTAGGCCATGAAACGACCAATAACGAACTGAAGAGGATCTATGGACTTCTTGCCAGTGCGGAACAGGAACATATCGGGACCCTGGAAGCCATGAAAAGGGAAATCGATCCGAACGATGCCGAGTCGAGCCTGGTGGAACGTGCCTGGCAAGTCAAAAGCGGCTTCAGGAAACTGCTGGAGAGCAGTGACGTTCTGCACGAACTGAAGGACGACCCTGACGGATTCTGGCACATCGTCAAGGCCGAAGAAGAGAATATCAAGCTGCTGGAGGGCATGGCTGCTGCCGAGCTGAAGGATGAAGCCCGTGTTCTTCTCTCAAAGATCGCCGATGACGAAAAGAAACATCTGGAAATCATCGAGGGGATCTACGAATTCATCGAAACGCCGCATACCTATCTGGAATGGGGCGAATTCAGCAATCTGCACCCCCTGTGA
- a CDS encoding ATP-binding cassette domain-containing protein — protein sequence MIDMSVDIRSVSKSYGSLAAVDRFSLEVRQGSIFGLLGPNGAGKTTLIRILTTLIRPTTGEAFIEGCSVLSEAKKVRALIGVVPQENNLDRYLTARENLELHARMHGMRSADYRRQVNALLELTGLANRQHEFPDTFSGGMQRRLVVARALVHRPRVLFLDEPTTGLDPQSRRAVWDYVRDLQREMTIFLTTHYMDEADALCDRIVIMDKGRILEDGSAGELKERFAHAHGYELQFRTGLDRYAEQLGRLPFVTSLVRNGEALRVTLRGEEFLKPLLDAVGTDDLKGVCLREPSLEDVFIELTGREVRE from the coding sequence ATGATCGATATGTCGGTGGATATCCGTTCCGTCAGCAAGTCATACGGCAGCCTTGCCGCGGTCGACCGGTTCTCCCTGGAGGTTCGCCAGGGGAGCATCTTCGGCCTGCTCGGTCCCAACGGTGCCGGCAAAACCACGCTCATCCGCATCCTTACCACCCTGATCCGGCCCACTACGGGCGAGGCCTTCATCGAAGGGTGCAGTGTCCTGTCCGAGGCGAAGAAGGTCCGTGCACTCATCGGTGTCGTCCCCCAGGAAAACAACCTCGACCGCTACCTGACCGCCAGGGAGAACCTGGAACTCCATGCCCGCATGCACGGGATGCGCAGCGCCGACTACCGCCGCCAGGTGAATGCCCTCCTGGAGCTGACCGGCCTGGCGAACCGGCAGCACGAGTTTCCCGACACCTTTTCCGGCGGCATGCAGCGCCGCCTCGTGGTCGCCAGGGCGCTGGTGCACCGGCCTCGGGTCCTGTTCCTGGACGAGCCGACCACCGGCCTCGATCCCCAGTCCCGGCGGGCGGTCTGGGATTATGTGCGGGACCTGCAGCGGGAGATGACCATCTTTCTGACCACCCATTACATGGACGAGGCCGATGCCCTGTGCGACCGGATCGTCATCATGGACAAGGGGCGGATACTGGAGGACGGCAGCGCCGGTGAGCTGAAAGAGCGCTTTGCCCATGCCCATGGCTACGAGCTGCAGTTCCGCACCGGTCTGGACCGTTACGCGGAACAGCTCGGCCGGCTCCCCTTCGTCACCTCCCTGGTTCGCAACGGCGAAGCTCTGCGTGTCACCCTGCGCGGCGAGGAGTTTTTGAAACCCCTCCTGGATGCGGTCGGCACCGATGACTTGAAGGGGGTCTGCCTGCGTGAACCGAGCCTGGAGGATGTTTTCATCGAATTGACTGGCCGGGAGGTGCGGGAATGA
- a CDS encoding uroporphyrinogen decarboxylase, translated as MNTRFLDACWGKPVDRTPVWLMRQAGRYLPDYMRVRSKCTFLELCKTPELAAEVTIQPVDILGVDAAILFSDILTPVEPMGLKLDFVPGPVFENPVRTMADVERLRIPDPEADVPYVLETLKILRRELASKVPLIGFGGAPFTLACYMVEGKGSKDWATIKRMMYEAPEVYAALMEKVTMMDMEYLNAQIKAGAQAIQVFDTWGGVLSPSDYEKYVLPYTTKLINGLNRTHTPVIHFVKGAGTMLDIVQQAGGDVMGLDWHINLGKARDILGTGMAVQGNLDPTVLFAPKSVIEAEVKRVLAENADRPGHIFNLGHGILPTVPPENAIHMVECVHRLSQK; from the coding sequence ATGAATACACGTTTTCTCGATGCCTGCTGGGGCAAGCCGGTGGACCGGACCCCTGTCTGGCTGATGCGCCAGGCGGGCCGTTACCTTCCGGACTACATGCGGGTCCGCTCCAAATGCACCTTTCTGGAGCTCTGCAAGACCCCTGAGCTTGCCGCCGAGGTAACCATTCAGCCGGTGGATATCCTGGGGGTCGATGCGGCCATCCTCTTTTCCGACATCCTCACCCCGGTGGAGCCGATGGGGCTCAAGCTCGACTTCGTGCCGGGGCCGGTCTTCGAAAACCCGGTCCGGACCATGGCGGACGTGGAGCGGCTGCGCATCCCCGATCCCGAGGCGGATGTCCCCTATGTCCTGGAGACCCTCAAGATCCTCCGCCGCGAGCTGGCCTCCAAGGTGCCGCTCATCGGTTTCGGCGGCGCCCCCTTTACCCTGGCCTGCTACATGGTCGAAGGGAAGGGGTCCAAGGACTGGGCAACCATCAAGCGGATGATGTACGAGGCCCCGGAGGTCTACGCCGCCCTGATGGAGAAGGTGACCATGATGGACATGGAGTACCTGAACGCCCAGATCAAGGCCGGCGCCCAGGCGATCCAGGTATTCGATACCTGGGGCGGGGTCCTCTCCCCTTCCGATTACGAGAAATATGTCCTGCCCTACACCACCAAGCTGATCAACGGCCTGAACCGGACCCACACCCCGGTGATCCATTTCGTCAAGGGTGCCGGCACCATGCTCGACATCGTGCAACAGGCAGGGGGCGACGTGATGGGGCTCGACTGGCATATCAACCTCGGCAAGGCTCGCGACATCCTCGGCACGGGCATGGCCGTCCAGGGGAACCTGGACCCGACGGTCCTCTTTGCCCCCAAGAGCGTCATCGAGGCCGAAGTGAAGCGGGTCCTGGCGGAGAACGCCGATCGGCCCGGCCACATCTTCAACCTGGGCCACGGCATCCTCCCTACGGTCCCGCCGGAGAACGCCATCCACATGGTCGAGTGCGTGCACCGGCTGTCGCAGAAATAG
- a CDS encoding response regulator, with product MSEQLRILFVEDAEEDAILIEKQLAVAGYRLHTCRVDNEKGLREALAGEAWDLIISDYRLPGFSAPAALAIIKKFDDDLPVIIVSGKIGEDQAVAAMKAGAMDYLMKDNLPRLIPTVERALREAAERRLRHRAEQAILQGKIEWEAVFDAVSDLILVTDANGTITRCNRRVIDAFQADYPDIIGRNISDLFYGEIGHDEDVFIGEGRQNAGMEDLRFPTLQAWFTVTSCPMNNTDRESQGMVHIVKDVTRRKRMEEEKRVSDRELLTLYAVAFRLNSVRDSKEILNNVLFQIHNMLQIDFSSIHLLDHGTLRLQASLGFSEHFEPAIKKLLNFAPWVSEVLAGKPFKAKAMASKELPQEVIEAAREIGIHAWCAVPLKIGQEVVGVLMVAHKSEKNFTDREVFLLTSIGSQLAVLIENHMLYDEMKEKAAELQRSRKALRENLHEVKLANIELDRLNRAKNSFIGMASHELKTPITSVLGGVEFLLRYSGLQLTEEQLDIFSSVHEGVLQLKKLVEDLLSISRIEAKGIVLQKHPHDLISISREVYETFSLPLSKRQIHVQILGDNRPVPVDERFAKLVIRNLMENAIKFTPDGGELIILGRCVDREDVLGDALQIKEFYPAFPSGLPAVEQFYRLDVCDNGIGVPAEERQRIFEKFYGVGDIAYHSSGKTEFMSKGSGLGLSIVKGIMDAHNGLVWVTEGPSGRGSLFALLFPLDLPADEAAGARQAVGNSAAAGQH from the coding sequence ATGTCAGAACAACTCAGAATCCTGTTCGTCGAGGATGCCGAAGAGGACGCCATCCTCATTGAGAAACAGCTCGCCGTTGCCGGCTATCGGCTGCATACCTGCAGGGTAGACAATGAAAAGGGGCTGCGGGAAGCCCTGGCGGGTGAGGCGTGGGACCTGATCATCTCCGATTACCGGCTTCCCGGTTTCAGCGCCCCGGCCGCTCTGGCGATCATCAAGAAGTTCGACGACGACCTTCCCGTCATCATCGTGTCCGGCAAGATCGGCGAGGACCAAGCAGTTGCGGCCATGAAGGCCGGGGCCATGGACTACCTGATGAAGGACAACCTGCCCCGCCTGATTCCCACGGTCGAGCGTGCGCTGCGCGAGGCAGCTGAACGCCGGCTGCGCCATCGGGCGGAACAGGCGATCCTGCAGGGGAAGATCGAGTGGGAGGCGGTGTTCGATGCCGTGTCCGACCTGATCCTGGTAACCGATGCCAACGGGACCATCACCCGTTGCAACCGGAGGGTGATCGACGCATTCCAGGCGGATTACCCGGATATCATCGGCCGGAACATCAGTGACCTCTTTTACGGGGAGATCGGTCACGACGAGGATGTCTTCATCGGTGAGGGGCGCCAGAACGCCGGTATGGAGGACCTCCGTTTTCCCACGTTGCAGGCATGGTTCACCGTTACCAGCTGCCCCATGAACAACACCGACCGTGAGAGCCAGGGGATGGTCCATATCGTCAAGGATGTGACCAGGCGCAAACGGATGGAGGAGGAGAAACGGGTCAGCGACCGGGAACTCCTCACCCTCTACGCCGTTGCCTTCCGTCTCAATTCCGTGCGCGATTCCAAGGAGATCCTCAACAACGTTCTGTTCCAGATCCACAACATGCTGCAGATCGATTTTTCCAGCATCCACCTGCTGGATCACGGCACCCTGCGGCTCCAGGCGTCGCTCGGCTTTTCCGAGCATTTCGAGCCCGCCATCAAGAAGCTGCTCAATTTCGCCCCCTGGGTGAGCGAGGTCCTGGCTGGCAAGCCGTTCAAGGCCAAGGCAATGGCAAGCAAGGAGCTACCGCAGGAGGTGATCGAGGCTGCCCGCGAGATCGGCATCCATGCGTGGTGCGCGGTGCCCCTCAAGATCGGTCAGGAGGTCGTGGGTGTCCTGATGGTGGCCCACAAATCGGAAAAGAACTTCACCGACCGGGAGGTCTTTCTTCTCACCTCCATCGGCAGCCAGCTAGCGGTGCTGATCGAAAACCACATGCTTTACGACGAGATGAAGGAGAAGGCGGCCGAGCTGCAGCGGAGCCGCAAGGCGCTACGCGAGAACCTGCACGAGGTGAAACTGGCAAACATCGAGCTGGACCGGCTCAACCGGGCCAAGAACAGTTTCATCGGCATGGCCTCCCACGAGCTGAAGACCCCGATCACCTCGGTCCTCGGCGGGGTCGAGTTTCTGCTCAGGTACAGCGGCCTCCAGCTCACCGAAGAGCAGCTCGATATTTTCTCCTCGGTCCACGAGGGGGTCTTGCAGCTCAAGAAGCTGGTGGAGGACCTGCTCTCCATCTCCCGCATCGAGGCAAAGGGGATCGTCCTCCAGAAGCATCCGCACGACCTGATCTCTATCTCCCGCGAGGTCTACGAGACCTTCAGCCTCCCCCTTTCCAAGCGGCAGATCCACGTGCAGATCCTGGGTGACAACCGGCCGGTGCCGGTGGACGAGAGATTTGCCAAGCTGGTGATCCGCAACCTGATGGAAAACGCCATAAAATTCACCCCTGACGGTGGCGAACTGATCATCCTCGGTCGCTGTGTCGACCGGGAGGACGTCCTGGGTGACGCCCTGCAGATCAAGGAGTTCTACCCCGCCTTTCCGTCCGGCCTGCCTGCCGTGGAGCAGTTTTACCGGCTCGATGTCTGCGATAACGGCATCGGCGTCCCTGCTGAGGAGCGACAGCGGATCTTCGAAAAATTTTACGGGGTGGGAGACATCGCCTACCATTCCTCCGGCAAGACCGAGTTCATGTCCAAGGGGTCGGGGCTCGGGCTCTCCATTGTCAAGGGGATCATGGACGCCCACAACGGCCTTGTCTGGGTGACCGAGGGTCCCAGCGGCCGCGGCAGCCTCTTTGCCCTCCTCTTCCCGCTGGACCTTCCGGCGGACGAGGCAGCGGGTGCGCGGCAGGCCGTCGGAAACAGTGCTGCCGCTGGGCAGCACTGA
- a CDS encoding aldehyde dehydrogenase family protein encodes MATMERMDGIFPSLEDIPPRFRFSEPIRQREYLSGGEMLLWDGPVQEVRSPLCIRTPQGLEQQTIGSFPLMTEDAARQVLDAAVKAYDHGRGTWPTMAVADRIEHIQRFALNMQERRSEVVRLLMWEIGKTLRDAEKEFDRTVAYIADTIDALKDLDRASSRFTIADGIIGQIRRAPLGVALCMGPYNYPLNETFTTLIPALIMGNTTILKPPRHGVMLFQPLLEAFHKSFPPGVVNTVYGAGRIVTPALMGTGEVDVFAFIGTSKAANLLQKAHPQPHRLRLVLGLEAKNPAIVLADANLDQAVEECLVGSLSFNGQRCTALKIIFVHRQVVDAFIAKFANALAPLGCGMPWAPGVTITPLPEEGKPAYLAGLVEDACSLGARVINEGGGTTIATFFAPALVYPVNERMRLYREEQFGPVIPVVPFDNLSEPVDYITAADYGQQVSIFGRDPELLASLIDPLVNQVCRVNLNSQCQRGPDIFPFTGRKNSAVGTLSVSDALRSFSIRTLVAAKENMANKEIIREIIRERRSTFLSNDFIL; translated from the coding sequence ATGGCCACAATGGAACGGATGGATGGCATCTTCCCTTCACTGGAGGATATCCCGCCGCGATTTCGGTTCTCCGAGCCGATCCGGCAGCGGGAATACCTGTCAGGAGGAGAGATGCTGCTCTGGGACGGCCCGGTTCAGGAGGTCCGTTCCCCGCTCTGCATCAGGACCCCCCAGGGTCTCGAACAACAGACCATCGGCTCCTTCCCCCTCATGACGGAGGATGCCGCTCGCCAGGTCCTTGACGCTGCCGTGAAGGCTTACGATCACGGGCGCGGTACATGGCCGACCATGGCCGTTGCCGACCGGATCGAGCATATCCAGCGTTTTGCCCTGAACATGCAGGAGCGGCGTTCCGAGGTGGTCAGGCTCCTCATGTGGGAAATCGGCAAGACGCTGCGCGACGCTGAAAAGGAGTTCGACCGGACCGTCGCCTATATCGCCGACACCATCGATGCGCTCAAGGACCTGGACAGGGCCTCTTCGCGGTTCACCATCGCCGACGGCATCATTGGCCAGATCCGCCGCGCCCCTCTCGGCGTGGCCCTTTGCATGGGTCCCTACAACTATCCGCTGAATGAGACCTTCACCACGCTGATTCCAGCCCTGATCATGGGAAACACCACCATCCTGAAACCTCCGCGGCATGGGGTCATGCTGTTCCAGCCGCTTCTGGAAGCCTTTCACAAGTCATTCCCCCCAGGTGTAGTCAACACGGTCTATGGCGCCGGCAGGATCGTAACTCCCGCCCTGATGGGGACGGGAGAGGTGGATGTCTTCGCCTTCATCGGCACCAGCAAGGCTGCCAACCTCCTGCAGAAAGCCCATCCGCAGCCCCACCGCCTCCGGCTGGTACTCGGCCTGGAGGCGAAGAACCCGGCCATCGTCCTCGCCGACGCAAACCTGGATCAGGCCGTGGAGGAATGCCTGGTGGGGAGCCTCTCTTTCAATGGCCAGCGGTGCACAGCGCTCAAAATCATCTTTGTCCACCGGCAGGTGGTCGATGCCTTTATCGCCAAATTCGCCAATGCCCTCGCGCCGCTCGGCTGCGGTATGCCCTGGGCGCCGGGAGTCACCATCACGCCGCTGCCCGAAGAGGGAAAGCCGGCCTACCTGGCCGGGCTGGTGGAAGATGCATGCAGCCTCGGCGCACGGGTCATCAACGAGGGGGGCGGAACCACCATCGCCACCTTTTTCGCTCCTGCCCTGGTCTACCCGGTAAACGAACGGATGCGGCTCTATCGCGAGGAGCAGTTCGGCCCGGTGATCCCGGTCGTCCCCTTCGACAACCTGTCCGAACCGGTCGACTATATAACCGCAGCAGATTACGGCCAGCAAGTGAGCATCTTCGGCCGCGATCCCGAACTCCTTGCCAGCCTCATCGACCCCCTGGTCAACCAGGTCTGCCGGGTCAACCTCAACAGCCAGTGCCAGCGCGGTCCCGACATTTTTCCCTTCACCGGCCGGAAGAACTCTGCCGTGGGAACCCTCTCCGTCTCGGACGCCCTCCGCTCCTTTTCCATCAGAACCCTGGTGGCGGCCAAGGAAAACATGGCCAACAAGGAGATCATCCGGGAGATCATCCGCGAACGGCGCTCCACCTTCCTCTCCAACGACTTCATCCTCTAG
- a CDS encoding ABC transporter permease, producing the protein MIKGAFPIFRRDMRVMRRSIFSELLAVVAYPLTLYFAFGIGMKGYIGTVEGVPYPVFIAPGLISMTAINAAFDESAWSMWFHRRVQRTIEEYRTAPITVYDIVIGKIFSGFMQGAIKGLAVAAVILLITSFRVEAANLASYLFFIVLGSMIFSCIGTICGTMVDKPENIGRIQAVVIVPLVFMSGIFFPLSSYPAGLLPFIKLVPTTAIFAGARQSLLQGGVDGGYAVNLLVTALVAFVAAVQTFNRKMAE; encoded by the coding sequence ATGATAAAGGGTGCCTTCCCCATCTTTCGCCGCGACATGCGGGTCATGCGGCGCAGCATCTTCTCGGAGCTCCTGGCGGTGGTCGCCTATCCGCTGACCCTCTATTTTGCCTTCGGCATCGGCATGAAGGGGTATATCGGTACGGTCGAAGGGGTCCCCTACCCGGTCTTCATTGCGCCGGGCCTGATCTCCATGACCGCCATCAACGCGGCCTTCGACGAGAGCGCCTGGAGCATGTGGTTCCACCGTCGGGTGCAGCGGACCATCGAGGAGTACCGGACCGCGCCGATCACCGTCTATGACATCGTCATCGGCAAGATCTTCTCCGGGTTCATGCAGGGGGCGATCAAGGGGCTGGCTGTGGCCGCGGTGATCCTTTTGATCACCTCCTTCCGGGTGGAGGCGGCCAATCTGGCCTCCTACCTCTTCTTCATTGTGCTCGGCTCCATGATCTTCTCCTGCATCGGCACCATCTGCGGCACCATGGTCGACAAGCCGGAGAATATCGGCCGGATCCAGGCGGTGGTGATTGTCCCGCTGGTCTTCATGTCCGGCATCTTTTTTCCCCTTTCCTCCTATCCTGCCGGGCTGCTGCCGTTCATCAAGCTGGTCCCGACCACGGCGATCTTTGCCGGTGCCCGTCAGTCGCTCCTGCAGGGGGGTGTGGATGGTGGCTATGCCGTAAACCTCCTGGTGACGGCGCTGGTCGCCTTTGTCGCCGCGGTGCAGACCTTCAACCGGAAGATGGCCGAATAG
- a CDS encoding SlyX protein: MEERLTDLEIRYTHQERTIQELSDAMFRQELKLEQLQTEVRQLREQLMIVSPSMVRSPEDEEPPPHY; this comes from the coding sequence ATGGAAGAACGCCTCACCGATCTTGAGATCCGCTATACCCACCAGGAGCGTACCATCCAGGAGCTGAGCGATGCCATGTTCCGTCAGGAACTGAAACTGGAACAGCTTCAGACCGAGGTGCGCCAGCTGCGGGAACAGCTCATGATCGTCAGCCCCTCCATGGTGCGAAGCCCCGAAGATGAGGAGCCGCCCCCGCACTATTGA